A genomic segment from Ramlibacter agri encodes:
- a CDS encoding citryl-CoA lyase, with protein sequence MKIGKATAPRSAICTSNEDRIVVRGHDLARDLIGQVGFGDYFFLLLTGRKPDAAASAVLNSTLVAIAEHGLVPSVQAARMTMAAAPDAMQGAVAAGLLGSGSVILGASETAGRMFVEIDQAAAGGDLHAAARAVVSARREKKLPIPGYGHPEHKRRDPRVDALFNVSARAGGGQRFIEIAKAVEDVIPEVVGKDLKLNVSAAIPAVLLGVGFPVNALKGVPMLARTASLIAHLNEELDDPIGFALSYQATREYLYTGKMPEGGR encoded by the coding sequence TTGAAAATCGGCAAGGCCACCGCGCCGCGTTCGGCGATCTGCACGTCCAACGAAGACCGCATCGTCGTGCGCGGGCACGACCTGGCGCGCGACCTGATCGGGCAGGTCGGCTTCGGCGACTATTTCTTCCTGCTGCTCACCGGCCGCAAGCCGGATGCCGCGGCCAGCGCGGTGCTCAACTCCACCCTGGTGGCGATCGCGGAGCACGGCCTGGTGCCCAGCGTGCAGGCCGCACGCATGACGATGGCGGCGGCGCCCGACGCCATGCAGGGCGCAGTGGCGGCAGGCCTGCTGGGCTCGGGCTCGGTGATCCTGGGCGCGTCCGAGACCGCGGGCCGCATGTTCGTCGAAATCGACCAGGCCGCGGCCGGTGGTGACTTGCATGCCGCGGCCCGCGCGGTCGTGAGTGCGCGGCGCGAGAAAAAGCTGCCCATCCCGGGCTACGGCCACCCCGAGCACAAACGGCGCGACCCGCGCGTAGACGCGCTGTTCAACGTGTCGGCGCGCGCCGGCGGCGGCCAGCGCTTCATCGAGATCGCGAAGGCGGTGGAAGACGTGATTCCCGAGGTGGTCGGCAAGGACCTCAAGCTCAACGTGTCGGCGGCCATCCCCGCCGTGCTGCTGGGCGTGGGCTTCCCGGTGAACGCGCTGAAGGGCGTGCCCATGCTGGCGCGCACCGCCAGCCTCATCGCCCACCTCAACGAGGAACTGGACGACCCGATCGGCTTCGCGCTGTCCTACCAGGCCACGCGCGAATACCTCTACACGGGCAAGATGCCGGAGGGCGGGCGGTGA
- a CDS encoding CoA transferase gives MIKVLDGVRVLEHGTFITGPAASMLLADLGADVVKVELPGTGDPFRAFKGGLYSPHYQTVNRNKRSVTFNTKQAADREQFDALVKDADVYIQNFRPGFAEQIGAGYERLKELNPRLIYCAISGFGATGPAAHRPTYDSVAQAASGYLRLLVNPANPRVVGPAIADFVTGFYAAYGILGALYEREHSGVARKVELSMFEAMTHFNLDAFQHLFSADEVMGPFSRPSVSQSYVLECADGSWIALHMSSPEKFWQGLANAMEKPDIFLDERFASRQARIANQEALIAVMRPIFKRHDRAEWCRRLDSNDVPHSPMYTTAEVPEDAQARHLQLFVETEHPVVGHWRTVRSPVSFDGERPLEVSAPPLLGEHNEELHAGWKPRAAAPAKETRK, from the coding sequence GTGATCAAGGTCCTGGACGGCGTGCGCGTGCTGGAGCACGGCACCTTCATCACCGGGCCCGCGGCTTCGATGCTGCTGGCCGACCTGGGCGCCGACGTCGTGAAGGTGGAACTGCCCGGCACCGGCGACCCCTTCCGCGCCTTCAAGGGCGGGCTCTATTCGCCGCACTACCAGACGGTCAACCGCAACAAGCGCAGCGTCACCTTCAACACCAAGCAGGCGGCCGACCGCGAGCAGTTCGATGCGCTGGTGAAGGACGCCGACGTCTACATCCAGAACTTCCGCCCGGGCTTCGCCGAGCAGATCGGCGCCGGCTACGAGCGCCTGAAGGAGCTGAACCCGCGCCTCATCTACTGCGCCATCAGCGGCTTCGGCGCCACCGGCCCGGCGGCGCACCGGCCCACCTACGACAGCGTGGCGCAGGCGGCCAGCGGCTACCTGCGGCTGCTGGTGAACCCGGCCAATCCGCGCGTGGTGGGCCCGGCCATCGCCGACTTCGTCACCGGCTTCTACGCGGCCTACGGCATCCTGGGCGCGCTGTACGAACGCGAGCACAGCGGCGTCGCGCGCAAGGTCGAACTGTCGATGTTCGAGGCGATGACGCACTTCAACCTCGACGCCTTCCAGCACCTGTTCTCGGCCGACGAGGTGATGGGCCCCTTCAGCCGGCCCAGCGTCTCGCAGTCCTATGTGCTGGAGTGCGCGGACGGCAGCTGGATCGCCTTGCACATGTCGTCGCCGGAGAAGTTCTGGCAAGGCCTGGCCAACGCCATGGAGAAGCCGGACATCTTCCTGGACGAGCGCTTCGCCAGCCGGCAGGCCCGCATCGCCAACCAGGAGGCGCTGATCGCCGTGATGCGGCCGATCTTCAAGCGCCATGACCGCGCCGAATGGTGTCGCCGGCTGGACAGCAACGACGTGCCGCATTCCCCGATGTACACGACGGCCGAAGTGCCCGAGGATGCGCAGGCCAGGCACCTGCAACTGTTCGTGGAGACCGAGCATCCGGTGGTGGGCCACTGGCGCACCGTGCGCTCGCCGGTCAGCTTCGACGGCGAGCGCCCGCTGGAAGTGAGCGCCCCGCCGCTGCTGGGGGAACACAACGAGGAGCTGCACGCCGGCTGGAAGCCGCGCGCCGCGGCACCCGCGAAGGAGACGAGGAAGTGA
- a CDS encoding Bug family tripartite tricarboxylate transporter substrate binding protein, producing MLRRAVLALLAALPLAAAAQDFPSRPLKLVVPFGPGTTTDIVARVFAEALVKPLGQPVVVENKAGAGGNIGADLVAKAQPDGYTIVMGTVGTHAINPGLYRKMPYDALKDFAPIGFAGYTPTLLVVSTASPVKSLKDLQAAAAKPGGVNFASAGNGTSGHLAGELLKARLGGEMVHVPYKEGGLAMTDVMGGQVQFMFYHPAAVMPQVKAGKLRPLGVSSAKRSSAAPDVPTISEQGYGDFDLVAWFMLYAPAGTPAPVLAKLRDAVVQAVNNPEVKAKLEAQGLEVPVLKPDEMAAFSRVEIAKWSELVKRSGAHVD from the coding sequence ATGTTGCGCCGTGCCGTCCTGGCCCTGCTGGCCGCCCTGCCGCTCGCCGCCGCGGCGCAGGACTTTCCCAGCCGTCCGCTGAAGTTGGTCGTGCCCTTCGGGCCCGGCACCACCACCGACATCGTTGCGCGCGTGTTCGCCGAGGCGCTGGTGAAGCCGCTGGGCCAGCCGGTGGTGGTGGAGAACAAGGCGGGCGCGGGCGGCAACATCGGCGCCGACCTCGTCGCCAAGGCGCAACCGGACGGCTACACGATCGTCATGGGGACGGTGGGCACGCACGCGATCAACCCGGGCCTGTACCGCAAGATGCCCTACGACGCGCTGAAGGACTTCGCGCCGATCGGCTTCGCCGGCTACACGCCGACCCTGCTGGTGGTGAGCACCGCTTCTCCCGTGAAGTCGCTGAAGGACTTGCAGGCCGCGGCCGCCAAGCCGGGCGGCGTCAACTTCGCCAGTGCCGGCAACGGCACCTCGGGCCACCTGGCCGGCGAGCTGCTGAAGGCGCGCCTGGGCGGCGAGATGGTGCACGTGCCTTACAAGGAAGGCGGGCTGGCCATGACGGACGTGATGGGCGGCCAGGTGCAGTTCATGTTCTATCACCCGGCGGCGGTGATGCCGCAGGTGAAGGCGGGCAAGCTGCGCCCGCTGGGCGTGTCCAGCGCCAAGCGCAGCAGCGCCGCGCCCGACGTGCCGACGATCAGCGAGCAGGGCTACGGCGACTTCGACCTGGTCGCCTGGTTCATGCTCTACGCGCCGGCCGGCACGCCCGCGCCCGTGCTGGCGAAGCTGCGCGACGCCGTCGTGCAGGCCGTGAACAACCCCGAAGTGAAGGCGAAGCTGGAGGCCCAGGGCCTGGAAGTGCCGGTGCTCAAGCCGGACGAGATGGCCGCCTTCAGCCGCGTCGAGATCGCCAAGTGGTCCGAGCTGGTCAAGCGCTCGGGCGCGCACGTCGACTGA
- a CDS encoding amino acid ABC transporter substrate-binding protein, with the protein MSLTRRRILSATSAAAGALFGLPALAQQAAGAPIRIGSTLALTGPLSATALTHKLVGEIYVEQLNKRGGLLGRPVQWIVKDDQSKPELARTLYEQLITSDKVDLLMGPYATGAILSAMGVAQRYNKVLVHHTFGIPSMAKYDMQFPAWSLGPDPQKTVSNSLFDLMETAKKPPKTIAIVTSKFPSVHFMSLGGREVAKQRGLKEVLFLEWEFGNRDFGPIAARVKDANPDMVWIGDIGLEGNQLLEAMKKIDYTPPIHFHLYPAPGPMTHSPEGANALSVTIFEEQPPFTNSGTAAEFVKTFNERATAAGLPDTHVEVQAAASYSAWQILEAGVRGANSLDDKKIGEWLRKNKVDTIQGRLRFDGPGNYGDDLMKIKQVQGGTWKVIWPTSFASPGASLQVR; encoded by the coding sequence ATGAGCCTGACCCGCCGCCGGATTCTCTCTGCCACGAGCGCCGCTGCCGGCGCGCTGTTCGGCCTGCCTGCGCTTGCGCAGCAGGCGGCCGGCGCGCCGATCCGCATCGGCAGCACCCTGGCGCTCACCGGGCCGCTTTCGGCCACCGCCCTCACGCACAAGCTGGTGGGCGAGATCTACGTGGAGCAGTTGAACAAGCGCGGCGGCCTGCTGGGCCGGCCCGTGCAGTGGATCGTGAAGGACGACCAGTCCAAGCCGGAGCTGGCCCGCACCTTGTACGAACAGCTGATCACCTCCGACAAGGTGGACCTGCTGATGGGGCCGTACGCCACCGGCGCCATCCTGTCCGCCATGGGCGTGGCCCAGCGCTACAACAAGGTGCTGGTGCACCACACCTTCGGCATCCCGTCGATGGCCAAGTACGACATGCAGTTCCCGGCCTGGTCCTTGGGCCCGGACCCGCAGAAGACGGTGTCCAACTCGCTGTTCGACCTGATGGAGACGGCCAAGAAGCCGCCCAAGACCATCGCCATCGTCACCAGCAAATTCCCCTCGGTGCACTTCATGTCGCTGGGCGGCCGCGAGGTGGCCAAGCAGCGCGGACTGAAGGAGGTGCTGTTCCTCGAGTGGGAGTTCGGCAACCGCGACTTCGGCCCGATCGCCGCGCGGGTGAAGGACGCCAACCCCGACATGGTGTGGATCGGCGACATCGGCCTGGAAGGCAACCAGCTGCTGGAAGCCATGAAGAAGATCGACTACACGCCGCCGATCCACTTCCACCTGTATCCCGCGCCCGGCCCGATGACGCACTCGCCGGAAGGCGCCAACGCGCTGTCGGTGACCATCTTCGAGGAGCAGCCGCCCTTCACCAACAGCGGCACCGCCGCCGAATTCGTGAAGACCTTCAACGAGCGCGCCACGGCAGCCGGCCTGCCCGACACGCACGTGGAAGTGCAGGCAGCGGCTTCGTACAGCGCCTGGCAGATCCTGGAAGCGGGCGTGCGCGGCGCCAACAGCCTGGACGACAAGAAGATCGGCGAGTGGCTGCGCAAGAACAAGGTGGACACGATCCAGGGGCGCCTGCGCTTCGACGGCCCCGGCAACTACGGCGACGACCTGATGAAGATCAAGCAGGTGCAGGGCGGCACCTGGAAGGTGATCTGGCCGACGTCCTTCGCATCCCCCGGCGCCAGCCTGCAGGTGCGATGA
- a CDS encoding branched-chain amino acid ABC transporter permease yields the protein MTLPSLNLLAQSILSGIFIGALYGLIGLGLGLTWGLLRQINLAHFGLVFLGGYLSYQMTASWKLDPLLALVLVPPLFFAIGVGMQWVLSKFAITPFNSLLVSFGITVVIESGIQGIWTADYRKLESPYNAMKFTVGKLYLPVPELVTLALALAACFGVWAAMRYTDLGKAMRAMAEDGKIAAAFGVNAQTLALVLAGGCAALAGVAGVCLALTFSLTPSQIYAWVGVVFAAVMLGGLGSALGPLAAGVIIGVSEAITMAVASPSWAPIVSFSLLIAMLLLRPAKAGT from the coding sequence ATGACGCTGCCCAGCCTGAACCTGCTGGCGCAGTCCATCCTCTCGGGCATCTTCATCGGCGCGCTGTACGGCCTGATCGGCCTGGGGCTGGGCCTCACCTGGGGCTTGCTGCGCCAGATCAACCTGGCGCACTTCGGGCTGGTGTTCCTGGGCGGCTACCTCAGCTACCAGATGACCGCCAGCTGGAAGCTGGACCCGCTGCTGGCGCTCGTCCTGGTGCCGCCGCTGTTCTTCGCCATCGGCGTGGGCATGCAGTGGGTGCTGTCCAAGTTCGCGATCACGCCCTTCAACTCGCTGCTGGTGAGCTTCGGCATCACGGTGGTGATCGAGAGCGGCATCCAGGGCATCTGGACGGCGGACTACCGCAAGCTGGAGTCGCCCTACAACGCGATGAAGTTCACCGTCGGCAAGCTGTACCTGCCGGTGCCCGAACTCGTGACCCTGGCGCTGGCGCTTGCCGCCTGCTTCGGCGTGTGGGCAGCGATGCGCTACACCGACCTGGGCAAGGCGATGCGGGCGATGGCCGAGGACGGCAAGATCGCGGCGGCCTTCGGCGTCAACGCGCAGACCCTGGCGCTGGTGCTGGCCGGCGGCTGCGCCGCGCTGGCCGGCGTGGCGGGCGTCTGCCTGGCGCTGACCTTCTCGCTGACGCCTTCGCAGATCTATGCCTGGGTGGGCGTGGTGTTCGCCGCCGTCATGCTGGGCGGCCTGGGCAGCGCGCTCGGGCCGCTGGCCGCCGGCGTCATCATCGGCGTCAGCGAAGCGATCACCATGGCGGTGGCTTCGCCTTCGTGGGCGCCCATCGTCTCCTTTTCGCTGCTGATCGCGATGCTGTTGCTGCGACCCGCGAAGGCCGGCACATGA
- a CDS encoding ABC transporter permease subunit, translated as MKRTLTLVLAAGAGLACIPWLGLPAFYESFLYLVFHWMILALSWNILSGYSGYFSFGHGAFFGIGMYTTAVLGAKFDWPFLATLPFAALVPALFGLGLGFVVFRVKSVRGELFALLTLAVTFVVATIIVNTPIDGGPGIYLNTVQVPKIAPSPASALYLMVLIAAIVTLLVAWKVQNSKLGIGLFAIHDDEDVAEVMGVPTFRYKLLAFALSCGLAGVAGGIHALFVQYVTTAETFNITVPLTVVLMSVLGGTRWWGGPAIGAAAITGLLYAFTAGDHAVAGRAAVGGILVVVILFMPEGVLGTLLKKRRKPVAKEVLPGPTPAPPPRAPAVVTSRPLLEVRGLSKAFKGVQALDKVNLQVRQGEILGLLGPNGSGKSTFINVVSGHYPLSAGELVFDGQVLTGAPAHRMAQAGIARTYQIPRPFKHMTVLENVSMVAMFGCASLDAQAATREAWKWLEFTGLQDRANALPDDLNLHQRKFLELARALAARPRLVLLDEVLSGLTPGEINEAIELIRRIRDQGATIVFVEHVMRAVMALTDRIVVLNHGKLIAQGQATEVMQDSEVVSAYLGRPAHA; from the coding sequence ATGAAACGGACCCTCACTCTTGTTCTTGCGGCCGGTGCTGGCCTGGCCTGCATTCCCTGGCTGGGGCTGCCGGCCTTCTACGAGTCCTTCCTGTACCTGGTGTTCCACTGGATGATCCTGGCGCTGTCCTGGAACATCCTCTCGGGCTACTCGGGCTACTTCTCCTTCGGACATGGCGCCTTCTTCGGCATCGGCATGTACACGACGGCGGTGCTGGGGGCCAAGTTCGACTGGCCCTTCCTCGCGACCTTGCCTTTCGCGGCGCTGGTGCCCGCGCTGTTCGGGCTGGGGCTGGGCTTCGTCGTGTTCCGCGTGAAGTCCGTGCGCGGCGAACTGTTCGCGCTGCTGACGCTGGCGGTCACCTTCGTGGTCGCCACCATCATCGTCAACACGCCCATCGACGGCGGCCCGGGCATCTACCTGAACACGGTGCAGGTGCCGAAGATCGCGCCTTCGCCAGCCTCGGCGCTGTACCTGATGGTGCTGATCGCCGCGATCGTGACCCTGTTGGTGGCGTGGAAGGTGCAGAACTCGAAGCTGGGCATCGGCCTGTTCGCGATCCACGACGACGAGGACGTGGCGGAGGTGATGGGCGTGCCCACCTTCCGCTACAAGCTGCTCGCCTTCGCGCTGTCCTGCGGGCTGGCGGGCGTGGCCGGCGGCATCCATGCGCTGTTCGTGCAGTACGTGACCACGGCCGAGACCTTCAACATCACGGTGCCGCTGACGGTAGTGCTCATGAGCGTGCTGGGCGGCACGCGCTGGTGGGGCGGGCCGGCCATCGGCGCGGCTGCGATCACCGGGCTTTTGTATGCCTTCACGGCGGGCGACCACGCGGTGGCGGGGCGGGCGGCGGTGGGCGGGATCCTGGTGGTGGTGATCCTGTTCATGCCGGAAGGCGTGCTGGGCACCTTGCTGAAGAAGCGGCGCAAGCCGGTGGCGAAGGAGGTGTTGCCGGGGCCCACGCCGGCGCCGCCGCCGCGCGCGCCGGCCGTCGTCACGTCCAGGCCGCTGCTCGAAGTCCGCGGCCTGTCCAAGGCCTTCAAGGGCGTGCAGGCGCTGGACAAGGTGAACCTGCAGGTGCGCCAGGGCGAGATCCTCGGCCTGCTCGGGCCCAACGGCTCCGGCAAGTCGACCTTCATCAACGTGGTGAGCGGGCATTACCCGCTGAGCGCGGGCGAGCTCGTGTTCGACGGCCAGGTGCTGACCGGCGCGCCGGCGCACCGCATGGCGCAGGCCGGCATCGCCCGCACCTACCAGATCCCGCGGCCCTTCAAGCATATGACTGTGCTGGAGAACGTGTCCATGGTGGCGATGTTCGGCTGCGCTTCGCTCGATGCGCAAGCCGCGACCCGCGAAGCCTGGAAGTGGCTGGAGTTCACCGGCCTGCAGGACCGCGCGAACGCGCTGCCCGACGACCTCAACCTGCACCAGCGCAAGTTCCTGGAACTGGCGCGCGCGCTGGCGGCCAGGCCGCGGCTGGTGCTGCTGGACGAGGTGTTGTCGGGGCTGACGCCGGGCGAGATCAACGAGGCGATCGAGCTGATCCGGCGCATCCGCGACCAGGGCGCGACCATCGTGTTCGTCGAGCACGTGATGCGCGCGGTGATGGCGCTGACCGATCGCATCGTGGTGCTGAACCACGGCAAGCTGATCGCGCAGGGCCAGGCCACGGAAGTGATGCAGGACAGCGAGGTGGTGAGTGCGTATCTCGGACGGCCGGCCCATGCTTGA
- a CDS encoding ABC transporter ATP-binding protein, protein MLEVADLKANYGAAPALWGVSLNVERGELVCVVGPNGAGKSTLINVIAGLHRAREGKLRFEGADITRLAAHRFCGRGIAIVPEGRRLFTGMTVQENLALGSFLPDAKAQRAQTLDRVLALFPALKAKLPMPAGSLSGGQQQMVAIGRALMSRPQLLLLDEPSLGLAPAVVLDMFQAIRGINAQGTSVLLVEQNVAMAMEIARRAYVMEEGRIVAEGAARELMDRPEIQKAYLGL, encoded by the coding sequence ATGCTTGAAGTCGCGGACCTGAAGGCGAACTACGGCGCGGCGCCGGCGCTGTGGGGCGTGTCGTTGAACGTCGAGCGAGGCGAACTCGTGTGCGTGGTCGGGCCCAACGGCGCCGGCAAGAGCACGCTGATCAACGTCATCGCCGGCCTGCACCGCGCGCGCGAAGGCAAGCTGCGCTTCGAGGGCGCGGACATCACGAGGCTGGCTGCGCACCGCTTCTGCGGCCGCGGCATCGCCATCGTGCCCGAGGGGCGGCGGCTCTTCACCGGCATGACGGTGCAGGAGAACCTGGCCCTGGGCAGCTTCCTGCCGGATGCCAAGGCGCAGCGCGCACAGACGCTGGACCGCGTGCTGGCGCTGTTTCCGGCGCTGAAGGCCAAGCTGCCCATGCCGGCCGGCTCGTTGTCGGGCGGCCAGCAGCAGATGGTGGCGATCGGCCGCGCGCTCATGAGCCGGCCACAATTGCTGTTGCTCGACGAGCCTTCGCTGGGCCTGGCGCCGGCGGTGGTGCTGGACATGTTCCAGGCCATCCGCGGCATCAACGCGCAGGGCACTTCGGTGCTACTGGTGGAGCAGAACGTGGCGATGGCGATGGAGATCGCCCGCCGGGCCTACGTGATGGAAGAAGGCCGCATCGTCGCCGAAGGCGCGGCGCGGGAGCTGATGGACCGGCCCGAGATCCAGAAGGCCTATCTCGGCCTCTGA
- a CDS encoding transporter has product MKRALLFIPALLACIGAQADEVPSVTPYRPSVSTPAALSAPGWLEVEAGVQRSNAEDPRRRDTVPYTLKLAFTPDWGIRVGGDAFVHQQDAAGTSERGIGDTSIVLKRRFAVNDANAFGLEAGVKLPTARAGIGSEHTDAGLNGIFSSDFAPKWHVDVNLTATHLGGTPAGESAWQKGWASAFSRNLDEHWSAQAELSGTWRGGADRTTQALVAAAYAVSPAIVIDAGVSKGLNTASGGWSVFSGITFLAAKVF; this is encoded by the coding sequence ATGAAACGCGCCCTCCTCTTCATCCCAGCGCTGCTTGCCTGCATCGGAGCACAAGCCGACGAGGTGCCTTCGGTCACGCCCTACCGTCCCAGCGTGTCGACGCCAGCTGCCCTCTCGGCGCCCGGCTGGCTGGAGGTCGAAGCCGGCGTGCAGCGCAGCAACGCCGAAGACCCGCGGCGGCGCGACACCGTGCCCTACACGCTCAAGCTGGCCTTCACGCCCGACTGGGGCATCCGCGTCGGCGGCGACGCCTTCGTCCACCAGCAGGATGCGGCCGGCACCAGCGAGCGCGGCATCGGCGACACCTCCATCGTGCTGAAGCGGCGCTTCGCGGTGAACGATGCGAACGCCTTCGGCCTGGAGGCTGGCGTCAAGCTGCCCACCGCCCGCGCCGGCATCGGCAGCGAGCACACGGACGCCGGCTTGAACGGCATCTTCAGCAGCGACTTCGCGCCGAAGTGGCACGTGGACGTCAACCTCACGGCGACGCACCTCGGGGGCACGCCGGCCGGCGAAAGCGCCTGGCAGAAGGGCTGGGCCAGCGCCTTCTCGCGCAACCTCGACGAGCATTGGTCCGCGCAGGCCGAGTTGTCCGGCACCTGGCGCGGCGGCGCGGACCGCACCACGCAGGCGCTGGTGGCGGCCGCCTACGCCGTTTCGCCCGCCATCGTCATCGACGCCGGCGTCAGCAAGGGCCTGAACACGGCCTCCGGCGGATGGTCCGTGTTCAGCGGCATCACCTTCCTCGCCGCCAAGGTGTTCTGA
- a CDS encoding FAD-dependent oxidoreductase, translating into METLDTEVLVAGGGPCGLMLANELGRRGIRTLVADAKPSTAFNPQANATQARTMEHFRRLGFAQEMRAQGLPADHPTDIAYFTRYTGWELARLTLPTAAEAVRNVKKMAGSWSAAELPHRVSQKFVEAVLRRQADALPGNDIRYGWQLQSFTDDGDGVGAVVQPVAGGEPLQVRARYLVGADGARSLVRNALGIRWGGHSGVRRDFMGGQMFALYMRAPAFYDAFPHARAWMYVSVNAQRRAFMASVDGRSEFAFHAAVHPGEDADAWTAADARRVFAEALGREIPIEILSFGTWTAGHSLVAESFQRGRVFIAGDAAHLFTPTGGLGYNTAVEDAVNLAWKLASVLRGTSSPALLDSYEVERKPLAERNTAYARRFADSVGLFAALPVLEESGPAGDAARAEAARHLNAHVRLEFNIPGVTFGGRYDGSPWIVGDGSRPPPDEPNAYVPTACPGGRPPHAWLADGSSLFDGFGPGWTLLVLGREAPDTSAFEEAAARLHLDLRVVRHADHALRELYEAPLALVRPDQVVAWRGATAAEAERALRIAAAIMRR; encoded by the coding sequence ATGGAGACCCTGGATACGGAAGTGTTGGTGGCAGGCGGCGGGCCCTGCGGCCTGATGCTGGCCAACGAGCTGGGCCGGCGCGGCATCCGCACGCTGGTCGCCGATGCCAAGCCCTCGACCGCCTTCAACCCGCAGGCCAACGCGACGCAGGCGCGGACGATGGAACATTTCCGCCGCCTCGGCTTCGCGCAGGAGATGCGGGCGCAAGGCCTGCCCGCGGACCACCCGACCGACATCGCCTATTTCACCCGCTACACGGGCTGGGAACTGGCGCGGCTGACCTTGCCCACGGCCGCCGAAGCGGTGCGCAACGTGAAGAAGATGGCCGGCTCCTGGAGCGCGGCCGAACTGCCGCATCGCGTCTCGCAGAAGTTCGTGGAGGCGGTGTTGCGCCGGCAGGCGGACGCACTGCCCGGCAACGACATCCGCTATGGCTGGCAGCTGCAGTCCTTCACCGATGACGGCGACGGCGTGGGCGCGGTCGTGCAGCCCGTGGCCGGGGGCGAGCCGCTGCAGGTGCGCGCCCGCTACCTCGTGGGCGCCGACGGCGCGCGCAGCCTCGTGCGCAATGCGCTGGGCATCCGCTGGGGCGGGCACAGCGGCGTGCGGCGCGACTTCATGGGCGGGCAGATGTTCGCGCTGTACATGCGCGCGCCGGCCTTCTACGACGCCTTCCCGCACGCGCGTGCCTGGATGTACGTGAGCGTCAACGCGCAGCGGCGCGCCTTCATGGCTTCGGTGGACGGCCGCAGCGAGTTCGCCTTCCATGCCGCGGTGCATCCGGGCGAGGACGCCGACGCCTGGACCGCAGCGGACGCGCGCCGCGTGTTCGCCGAAGCGCTGGGCCGGGAGATCCCGATCGAGATCCTGTCCTTCGGCACCTGGACCGCCGGGCACTCGCTGGTGGCGGAATCGTTCCAGCGTGGCCGCGTCTTCATCGCCGGCGATGCGGCGCACCTGTTCACGCCCACCGGCGGGCTGGGCTACAACACCGCCGTCGAGGACGCAGTGAACCTCGCCTGGAAACTGGCGAGCGTGCTGCGCGGCACCAGCTCGCCTGCGCTGTTGGACAGCTACGAGGTGGAACGCAAGCCACTGGCCGAGCGCAACACCGCGTATGCGCGGCGCTTCGCCGACTCCGTGGGGCTGTTCGCCGCGCTGCCGGTGCTGGAGGAGTCCGGCCCCGCCGGCGACGCCGCGCGCGCCGAAGCTGCACGGCACCTCAACGCGCATGTGCGGCTGGAGTTCAACATTCCTGGCGTCACCTTCGGCGGGCGCTATGACGGCTCGCCCTGGATCGTCGGCGACGGCAGCCGGCCACCGCCGGACGAGCCCAACGCCTATGTGCCGACGGCGTGCCCGGGCGGGAGGCCGCCGCATGCGTGGCTGGCCGATGGTTCTTCGCTGTTCGACGGTTTCGGGCCGGGGTGGACACTCCTCGTGCTGGGCCGGGAAGCCCCCGATACCTCCGCGTTCGAGGAGGCCGCTGCGCGCCTGCATCTCGACCTGCGCGTGGTGCGGCACGCGGACCATGCCTTGCGCGAGCTCTATGAAGCGCCGCTGGCGCTGGTCCGACCCGACCAGGTCGTGGCCTGGCGGGGCGCGACTGCCGCGGAGGCGGAACGCGCGCTGCGGATCGCCGCCGCTATCATGCGCCGATGA
- a CDS encoding nuclear transport factor 2 family protein, with translation MQDKLLIRELVERWAVWRDAGDWDRFATVWHPEGVMMATWFQGSFRDFIRVTQEGWDKGVSILHFLGGSAIEVAGDRAIAQTKMTISQRGMVEGQAGPVLCDVLCTGRFYDFIVKHEGVWKVLHRQPIYEKDRIDPLDPTAQLTLDAQLLASMPEGYRHLAYIQTRIGYKVKMDMPMLKGPVVQELYKRGERWLAGGALER, from the coding sequence ATGCAAGACAAGCTCCTGATCCGCGAACTGGTGGAGCGCTGGGCCGTGTGGCGCGACGCCGGCGACTGGGACCGCTTCGCCACCGTGTGGCACCCCGAAGGCGTGATGATGGCCACCTGGTTCCAGGGCTCCTTTCGCGACTTCATCCGCGTCACCCAGGAGGGCTGGGACAAGGGCGTGAGCATCCTGCACTTCCTCGGCGGCTCGGCCATCGAGGTGGCGGGCGACCGCGCCATCGCCCAGACCAAGATGACGATCTCCCAGCGCGGCATGGTCGAAGGCCAGGCGGGTCCGGTGCTGTGCGACGTGCTCTGCACCGGCCGCTTCTACGACTTCATCGTCAAGCACGAAGGCGTGTGGAAGGTGCTGCACCGCCAGCCGATCTACGAGAAGGACCGCATCGATCCGCTGGACCCGACGGCGCAGCTGACGCTGGACGCGCAACTGCTCGCCTCGATGCCGGAAGGCTACCGCCACCTCGCCTACATCCAGACGCGCATCGGCTACAAGGTGAAGATGGACATGCCGATGCTGAAGGGCCCGGTGGTCCAGGAGCTGTACAAGCGGGGCGAACGCTGGCTGGCCGGCGGCGCGCTGGAGCGCTGA